In one Chryseobacterium camelliae genomic region, the following are encoded:
- the porV gene encoding type IX secretion system outer membrane channel protein PorV has translation MNLTTKLLLGIGLSAGFLGYSQDLSKVNPVLTGAPFLRIAPDARAGGMGDQGVATSPDAFSQFWNAAKYPFSRTSSSFGINYTPYMGKLTNDVFLLYAAFHKFLGQEERSTISASIYYFNMGEVDLTSFVDNQVQSNGVSKPNEFSIDVAYGLKLSDSFSGAVTGRFIRSDLAGGFNTDTTLKPANSFAVDVSAYYTSPKFSSFGGMDGKVNGGFAIQNLGPKLDYTGNEESRSYLPTMARLGFGYDMYLDDMNKVGLSVEGSKILVPGSEFVGMDPNTRQPIYEVPNVGVMAGIGKSFKNKNSIMYSGALEYSYDNAFAVRTGYFHESEEQGARQYATAGIGLKYRSFGLDVSYLINMSKINTALDNTLRFGLTWNIGDETSNVDY, from the coding sequence ATGAATTTAACTACTAAACTGCTATTAGGGATTGGTTTAAGTGCTGGTTTTTTAGGCTATTCACAAGACCTGAGTAAGGTGAATCCGGTTTTAACAGGGGCACCTTTTCTAAGAATTGCACCAGACGCAAGAGCCGGAGGTATGGGAGATCAAGGGGTTGCTACCTCTCCTGACGCATTTTCTCAATTTTGGAATGCCGCAAAATATCCTTTTAGCAGAACAAGTTCTTCCTTTGGTATAAACTATACTCCATATATGGGAAAACTTACTAATGATGTTTTCCTTCTTTATGCAGCTTTTCACAAATTTTTAGGACAAGAAGAAAGATCAACTATCTCTGCGAGTATTTATTATTTCAATATGGGAGAGGTTGACCTTACATCTTTCGTAGATAATCAAGTACAATCTAATGGAGTTTCAAAACCTAACGAATTCTCTATTGACGTAGCTTATGGTTTGAAACTTTCTGATTCTTTCTCAGGAGCTGTTACCGGTAGATTTATCCGTTCAGACTTAGCCGGAGGATTCAACACTGATACAACATTAAAACCTGCCAACTCTTTTGCTGTAGATGTTTCTGCATACTATACATCTCCTAAATTTTCAAGTTTTGGAGGTATGGACGGTAAAGTGAATGGAGGTTTTGCTATTCAAAATTTAGGTCCTAAATTAGACTATACCGGTAATGAAGAATCAAGATCTTATCTTCCAACAATGGCAAGATTAGGGTTTGGTTACGACATGTACCTTGATGATATGAATAAAGTGGGTCTTAGCGTGGAAGGTTCAAAAATCTTGGTTCCGGGTTCTGAGTTTGTAGGGATGGATCCGAATACAAGACAGCCTATCTATGAGGTTCCAAACGTAGGAGTAATGGCCGGAATCGGAAAATCATTCAAAAACAAAAACTCTATTATGTATAGCGGTGCATTAGAATATTCTTATGACAACGCTTTTGCAGTAAGAACAGGTTATTTCCATGAAAGCGAAGAGCAAGGAGCAAGACAATATGCTACTGCGGGTATCGGATTAAAATACCGTTCTTTCGGGCTTGACGTTTCTTACTTAATCAATATGTCTAAAATTAATACAGCATTGGACAACACTCTTCGTTTCGGATTAACTTGGAACATTGGAGACGAAACATCTAATGTGGATTATTAA
- a CDS encoding FUSC family protein, producing the protein MNYSSELKKFVTSQYVYSAIRITLATVLPCLVLAHFGILKEYFLFPLGTSFVALTDQPGPFIRRRNALAFAIICFIFVALIASLVMKIKVLVFAEIIVFGIFFSLIGVYGQRLAAVGSLSLVVLAIFIDGHLTGTDILKSLLIFASGCIWFLLIFLIVTTIQPYKLASQMIGENYLQLAEFLKIKANYYQKNPDFNKLATQVIAKQIEIKNLQEETRETVFKTRTIVNESTTTSRLLMLMFLNSMDLHEKLMTSESDYQKLQQSFDDSMILVNIHDYLNLLAEEITNIGIALQIGTRAKPMFDLELELKKLNHLYFDLRNERISPDNFENFMILRQILMRINEITKEINEIYKVFSQNVKLAKSLSTGLDLRKFMPNEEKLNIKVLKNNISFSSLHFRHALRITIALLLGYSFSLFQFLGIGHTYWILITIVAILKPAYSITKQRNLLRLYGTIAGAVIAYGILQYVHINQVLFTILLLSMVMCFSFLKGRYFWAVLFMTIYVFLSFNFLSPGNVDVIFKDRIVDTIVAGVIASLVSYIVLPVWEHTQNLELMKKSAHCNFLYFQSVISKFLEEDFDIEDYKVKRKNAIISLANLSDSFQRMISEPKNQQKKLEVVHQFVATSHLITAYTASLSQYVKNDEKYPEIDSEGWGKKIEAELQQISNLLNGDKISESLKMESRIEPEDSSFDDLILKRKTELADHEAKNYRDPNKISHLTELKNVHDILELIYDVAKEQRKVIENYRNESKNETASEAIPQQS; encoded by the coding sequence ATGAACTATTCATCGGAGCTCAAAAAATTTGTCACCAGCCAATATGTGTATTCTGCAATCAGAATTACGCTGGCGACTGTTTTACCATGTTTAGTTCTTGCCCATTTCGGCATTTTAAAAGAATATTTCTTATTTCCCCTGGGAACAAGTTTTGTGGCCTTAACCGATCAGCCGGGCCCTTTTATCCGTAGAAGAAATGCTTTGGCGTTTGCCATTATCTGCTTTATTTTCGTTGCCCTCATCGCCAGCTTGGTCATGAAAATTAAAGTCCTTGTTTTCGCAGAAATCATTGTCTTTGGAATATTTTTCTCTTTAATTGGAGTTTACGGACAAAGATTAGCGGCAGTAGGTTCACTTTCCCTGGTTGTACTCGCTATTTTTATTGACGGACATCTTACAGGAACCGATATTCTTAAAAGCTTACTGATTTTCGCTTCAGGCTGTATCTGGTTTTTATTAATATTTTTAATTGTAACGACCATTCAGCCATATAAACTGGCTAGCCAGATGATTGGAGAAAACTATCTTCAGTTAGCCGAATTCCTAAAGATAAAAGCCAATTATTATCAAAAAAATCCGGATTTTAATAAATTGGCTACTCAGGTTATTGCCAAACAGATTGAGATCAAAAATCTGCAGGAAGAAACCCGTGAAACCGTATTCAAAACCAGAACGATTGTCAACGAATCTACCACAACCAGCCGTTTGCTGATGTTGATGTTCCTGAACTCTATGGATCTTCATGAAAAACTTATGACTTCCGAAAGCGATTATCAAAAGCTGCAGCAGAGTTTTGATGACAGTATGATTTTGGTCAATATTCATGATTATCTTAATCTGCTTGCCGAAGAAATTACCAATATCGGGATCGCTCTTCAGATTGGAACCCGAGCAAAGCCTATGTTTGATCTGGAGCTTGAATTAAAAAAATTAAATCATCTTTATTTTGACCTGAGAAACGAACGGATATCCCCTGATAATTTTGAAAATTTCATGATCCTGCGCCAAATTTTAATGCGCATCAATGAAATCACTAAAGAAATCAACGAAATATATAAAGTCTTTTCTCAAAACGTAAAATTGGCAAAAAGTCTTTCCACGGGATTAGACCTTAGAAAATTTATGCCGAATGAAGAAAAGCTTAATATTAAAGTTTTAAAAAATAATATTTCCTTTTCCTCACTCCATTTTCGTCATGCTTTAAGAATTACGATTGCCCTCCTATTGGGCTATTCTTTCTCGCTGTTTCAGTTCTTGGGAATTGGTCATACCTATTGGATTTTAATTACCATTGTTGCGATTCTGAAGCCCGCCTACTCCATCACCAAACAAAGAAACCTGCTTCGTTTGTACGGAACGATTGCAGGAGCTGTAATTGCTTATGGAATCCTGCAATATGTACACATTAATCAGGTTTTGTTTACGATTCTCCTGCTAAGTATGGTGATGTGCTTTAGCTTTTTGAAAGGAAGATATTTTTGGGCAGTTTTATTTATGACAATTTATGTTTTCCTGAGCTTTAACTTTTTAAGTCCCGGAAATGTAGACGTTATTTTTAAAGACAGAATTGTAGATACGATCGTTGCCGGTGTTATCGCTTCCCTGGTTTCTTATATTGTTCTTCCGGTTTGGGAACATACCCAGAATCTGGAATTAATGAAAAAATCTGCACACTGCAATTTTCTTTACTTTCAAAGCGTAATTTCTAAATTTTTAGAAGAAGATTTTGATATTGAGGATTATAAAGTGAAACGTAAAAATGCAATCATTTCATTAGCCAATCTTTCCGACAGTTTCCAGAGAATGATCTCCGAGCCTAAAAACCAGCAGAAAAAGCTGGAAGTGGTTCATCAGTTTGTGGCGACTTCACATCTGATTACGGCTTACACCGCTTCCCTTTCCCAATATGTAAAAAATGATGAAAAATACCCGGAAATAGATTCTGAAGGATGGGGTAAAAAAATAGAAGCAGAGCTTCAGCAGATATCCAATCTTTTGAATGGAGATAAAATCAGCGAATCTTTAAAGATGGAAAGCCGTATTGAACCGGAAGATTCTTCTTTCGACGATTTAATCCTAAAAAGAAAAACCGAACTGGCAGATCATGAGGCTAAAAATTACAGGGATCCCAACAAAATCTCGCACTTAACTGAGCTGAAAAACGTTCACGATATTTTAGAGCTGATCTATGATGTCGCGAAAGAACAACGAAAAGTGATTGAAAACTACAGAAATGAATCGAAAAATGAGACCGCTTCTGAAGCTATTCCTCAACAATCGTAA
- a CDS encoding 4'-phosphopantetheinyl transferase family protein, giving the protein MPLYRDFSDDTATILVWKYDENEELNLNELLEPENAEKVKDYHPKKLLEVLMVRKLLKGLKPNSKILYKDREPFLSPKDAEISITHSFPFAAIAISKNKIGIDIEKFNPKILRVIDKFTYENERGFIPFDTEVVFYTIIWSVKESMYKIHHSKHWSLKKHYEVRPFELKHLHHIQCRVHDDQISDELKARVEFFDEYCFTIVEE; this is encoded by the coding sequence ATGCCTCTTTATCGCGATTTTTCTGATGACACTGCTACAATTCTTGTTTGGAAATATGATGAAAACGAAGAATTGAATTTAAATGAGCTTTTAGAGCCCGAAAATGCTGAAAAGGTAAAAGATTATCATCCGAAAAAATTGTTGGAGGTATTAATGGTGAGAAAACTGTTGAAAGGTTTGAAGCCCAATTCTAAAATCTTGTATAAAGACAGAGAGCCTTTTCTTTCCCCGAAAGATGCAGAAATTTCCATTACCCATTCTTTCCCTTTTGCTGCGATTGCCATTTCAAAAAATAAAATCGGGATCGATATTGAAAAATTTAATCCTAAAATTTTAAGGGTTATCGATAAATTCACGTACGAAAACGAAAGAGGTTTTATCCCTTTTGATACGGAAGTTGTTTTTTATACAATCATCTGGAGTGTGAAGGAAAGCATGTACAAAATTCACCATTCCAAACACTGGTCGTTAAAAAAACATTATGAAGTAAGGCCTTTTGAATTAAAACATCTTCATCACATACAATGCAGGGTGCATGATGATCAAATTTCTGACGAGCTAAAAGCCCGGGTAGAATTTTTTGATGAGTATTGCTTTACGATTGTTGAGGAATAG
- the ahcY gene encoding adenosylhomocysteinase has translation MSTTTQYIPYKVKDISLAEWGRKEITLAEAEMPGLMAIREEYGPSQPLKGARIAGCLHMTIQTAVLIETLVALGAEVTWSSCNIFSTQDHAAAAIAAAGIPVYAWKGLNEEEFDWCIEQTLFFGEDRKPLNMILDDGGDLTNMVFDKYPEFTKDIKGLSEETTTGVHRLYERMKNGTLVMPAINVNDSVTKSKFDNKYGCKESAVDAVRRATDVMLAGKRVVVCGYGDVGKGTAASFRGAGSIVTVTEIDPICALQAAMDGYEVKRLDTVVDNADIIITTTGNFNIVRGEHFLKMKDKAIVCNIGHFDNEIDMAWLNQNYGSTKSEVKPQVDIYTIEGKEVIILAEGRLVNLGCATGHPSFVMSNSFSNQTLAQIELWNNAAAYKNEVYMLPKHLDEKVAALHLKKLSVELETLSPEQAEYIGVNVKGPFKPEYYRY, from the coding sequence ATGAGTACTACAACACAATACATTCCTTATAAAGTAAAGGATATTTCCCTGGCAGAATGGGGAAGAAAAGAAATTACCCTTGCAGAAGCTGAAATGCCTGGTTTGATGGCTATTCGTGAAGAATACGGACCGTCTCAACCTCTAAAAGGAGCAAGAATTGCAGGATGTCTTCACATGACGATCCAGACTGCAGTTTTAATCGAAACTTTGGTTGCTCTTGGAGCTGAAGTTACTTGGTCTTCTTGTAATATCTTCTCTACTCAGGATCACGCTGCTGCTGCTATTGCTGCTGCAGGAATTCCTGTTTATGCATGGAAAGGTCTTAATGAAGAAGAATTCGACTGGTGTATTGAACAGACTTTATTCTTTGGTGAAGACAGAAAACCATTGAATATGATCTTGGATGACGGTGGAGATTTAACAAACATGGTTTTTGATAAATACCCTGAATTCACAAAAGATATCAAAGGTCTTTCCGAAGAAACGACAACCGGAGTTCACAGATTGTACGAAAGAATGAAAAACGGAACGTTGGTAATGCCTGCGATCAACGTAAACGATTCTGTAACTAAATCTAAATTCGACAACAAATACGGATGTAAAGAATCTGCAGTAGATGCTGTAAGAAGAGCTACAGACGTAATGTTGGCTGGAAAAAGAGTGGTAGTTTGCGGATACGGAGACGTAGGTAAAGGTACTGCTGCTTCTTTCAGAGGAGCGGGTTCTATCGTTACGGTAACCGAAATCGATCCAATTTGTGCTTTACAGGCTGCAATGGACGGTTATGAAGTAAAAAGATTAGATACTGTAGTTGATAATGCAGATATCATCATTACTACAACGGGTAACTTTAACATTGTAAGAGGAGAGCATTTCCTTAAAATGAAAGATAAAGCTATTGTTTGTAACATCGGTCACTTCGATAACGAAATCGATATGGCTTGGTTGAACCAAAACTACGGTTCTACAAAATCTGAAGTTAAACCTCAAGTAGACATTTATACTATTGAAGGTAAAGAAGTAATCATTCTAGCTGAAGGTAGATTGGTAAACTTAGGATGTGCTACAGGTCACCCAAGTTTCGTAATGTCAAACTCTTTCTCTAACCAGACTCTGGCTCAGATCGAGCTTTGGAACAACGCTGCTGCTTACAAGAACGAAGTGTATATGTTACCTAAACATTTGGATGAAAAAGTAGCTGCCCTTCACCTTAAGAAATTAAGTGTAGAATTGGAAACTCTTTCTCCGGAACAGGCTGAGTATATCGGTGTAAATGTGAAAGGACCATTCAAACCTGAATATTACAGATACTAA
- the yiaA gene encoding inner membrane protein YiaA, producing the protein MIGFIVGLARAEMQLNEKGYYFTILLYGLFAVVSLQKAVRDRLENIKVTDIYYGICWFATLSSIVLLAIGLWNATILPSEKGFYGFAFLLALFGAIAVQKNTRDNMAQE; encoded by the coding sequence ATGATTGGTTTTATCGTAGGTCTAGCAAGAGCTGAAATGCAACTTAATGAAAAAGGGTATTATTTTACCATTCTACTATACGGTCTATTTGCCGTAGTTTCCTTACAGAAAGCTGTTCGCGACAGATTAGAAAACATTAAAGTAACCGATATTTACTACGGTATCTGCTGGTTCGCTACTTTATCCTCTATTGTTTTGCTGGCCATCGGACTATGGAATGCCACTATCCTACCAAGCGAAAAGGGTTTCTATGGATTTGCTTTTTTACTGGCTCTTTTTGGAGCAATTGCCGTCCAGAAAAATACAAGAGATAATATGGCTCAGGAATAA
- a CDS encoding BspA family leucine-rich repeat surface protein: MFKKLLPFILFTFLFQISKAQNEFITIWKPNMSTVQLVNPLLPVAGQNQIWFPGIGDNYTISWEEVGYPQHTGILTNVTSTDRILIDFGTPLNPSLTNATFKVKASNGNGVFKQIKFANTTVTSTVIIDYIGIQTLGSADKIVEIAQWGNIHWQSMNSAFAQCMYMQLTATDAPDLSGVQDASIMFHNAYNFAGNPSMATWNTSNIQNFKYMFGYLNPPLGYVLNDIFNPPIGNWNMSSAQDISYMFMRRKMFNQNLNSWNTSNVTNMSYTFAECMAFNQPLNNWDTSSVTNMTFMLHFLPNFNQPLDQWNTSNVTNMSHLFHGCVSFNQPINSWDTSKVTDTNTMFSGTVGFDQTLQDWDLNALISAYNMFLNSGLKCANYSYILTGWADNPVTANNIYLGSVSPLKYSTAITSKRNILLGKGWTITGDTAIECEILGLHDTHLENNKAEIYPNPAENIIHLKNIFNAKNYIISDVSGRIIVKDILSSDFISVQNLVPGNYVLSITANDKIHTFKFIKK, from the coding sequence ATGTTTAAAAAACTTCTACCTTTTATTCTTTTTACCTTTTTATTTCAGATAAGTAAAGCTCAGAATGAGTTTATCACGATCTGGAAACCCAATATGAGTACCGTTCAACTTGTCAATCCCCTTCTTCCGGTTGCAGGCCAAAATCAAATATGGTTTCCCGGAATTGGAGATAATTATACCATCAGCTGGGAAGAAGTAGGCTATCCTCAACATACGGGAATCCTTACCAATGTAACCTCTACCGACCGTATTCTCATCGACTTTGGAACACCGCTGAATCCTTCTCTCACCAATGCAACATTCAAGGTAAAAGCATCTAATGGGAACGGAGTTTTCAAACAGATTAAATTTGCCAATACTACTGTAACTTCAACAGTCATTATAGATTATATAGGTATACAAACTTTGGGAAGCGCAGACAAAATTGTAGAAATTGCACAATGGGGAAACATTCATTGGCAATCTATGAACAGTGCCTTTGCCCAATGTATGTATATGCAGCTTACCGCCACCGATGCTCCCGATCTTTCCGGAGTTCAGGACGCTTCCATCATGTTTCATAATGCCTATAATTTTGCAGGAAATCCAAGCATGGCAACCTGGAATACTTCAAACATTCAGAATTTCAAATATATGTTCGGATATCTTAATCCACCCCTAGGATATGTATTGAATGATATCTTTAATCCTCCCATCGGGAATTGGAACATGTCTTCAGCACAGGATATCAGCTATATGTTTATGAGAAGAAAAATGTTTAATCAAAACTTAAACAGCTGGAATACCTCCAACGTAACCAATATGTCTTATACTTTTGCAGAATGTATGGCATTCAACCAGCCTCTCAACAACTGGGATACTTCCAGTGTAACCAATATGACTTTCATGCTGCATTTTCTTCCCAATTTTAATCAGCCTCTCGATCAGTGGAATACCTCCAATGTCACCAATATGAGTCATCTTTTCCATGGATGCGTTTCATTTAACCAGCCTATCAATAGCTGGGATACCAGCAAAGTAACGGATACCAATACGATGTTTTCAGGCACAGTCGGTTTTGATCAAACCTTACAAGACTGGGATTTGAATGCACTTATTTCTGCTTACAATATGTTTTTAAACTCGGGGCTCAAGTGTGCGAACTATAGTTATATTTTAACAGGATGGGCTGATAATCCGGTAACCGCCAACAATATTTATTTAGGGTCTGTTTCACCTTTAAAATATTCAACCGCAATTACCTCTAAAAGAAATATTTTGCTTGGAAAAGGCTGGACCATCACAGGAGATACAGCAATAGAATGCGAAATACTTGGCTTGCACGATACCCATTTGGAAAATAATAAAGCTGAGATTTATCCAAACCCGGCAGAAAACATTATTCATCTGAAAAATATTTTTAATGCAAAGAATTATATTATCTCAGACGTAAGCGGAAGAATCATTGTGAAAGACATTCTGTCAAGTGATTTCATCAGTGTTCAAAATCTTGTGCCGGGGAACTATGTTTTAAGCATAACAGCCAACGACAAAATACATACTTTTAAATTCATTAAAAAGTAA
- the purE gene encoding 5-(carboxyamino)imidazole ribonucleotide mutase, translating to MVGIIMGSQSDLPIMEQAANFLKSLDIPYELTVVSAHRTPERMFEYAKTAKERGLKVIIAGAGGAAHLPGMVASCTTLPVIGVPILSSNSIDGWDSVLSILQMPGGIPVATVALNGALNAGILAVKILGTSDENVAENLQKYQDSLKDKVLGTVDDIKAKHPNHYDL from the coding sequence ATGGTAGGAATTATTATGGGGAGTCAGAGCGACTTACCAATCATGGAACAAGCTGCGAATTTCTTAAAAAGTTTAGATATTCCGTATGAATTAACGGTAGTTTCGGCTCACAGAACACCGGAGAGAATGTTCGAATATGCAAAGACAGCAAAAGAAAGAGGGCTGAAAGTGATTATTGCAGGAGCAGGAGGAGCAGCGCATTTGCCTGGAATGGTAGCAAGCTGTACTACATTACCTGTAATTGGGGTTCCTATTTTATCAAGCAATTCTATTGACGGATGGGATTCCGTGTTGTCGATCCTTCAGATGCCGGGTGGAATTCCTGTAGCGACAGTGGCTTTGAACGGAGCTTTGAATGCCGGAATTTTAGCTGTGAAAATTTTGGGAACTTCGGATGAAAATGTTGCAGAAAACCTTCAGAAATATCAGGATTCTTTGAAAGATAAAGTGTTAGGAACTGTGGATGATATTAAAGCCAAGCATCCTAATCACTATGATTTGTAA
- a CDS encoding DMT family transporter, which produces MKDYKLLFAIFTVAIVWGTTFLAIRVAVETIPAWFVAGIRQFLAAVIMFLILVYKKQFRWIGWKSLKFQIIFSTLMLVVANGMTTVAEETVSSSLASLINAASPILVFLGSVAIGLQKFSYRALIGVLLCFSGILFIFWDGLKDLANPDYKMGIIFLFCAISGWASGTIFTKKLNIQTGNISLNLFYQFLFAGVVQIIFALIFSENYNFENWSLKSISSMFYLAVFGSVAAFFAFHYALTKISPVQVSIMAYVNTIIAIFLGWLILDEHISVKFIMATVLIILGVFIINYKPGMFKKQRIE; this is translated from the coding sequence TTGAAAGATTACAAACTTCTTTTTGCCATTTTTACCGTCGCCATCGTTTGGGGAACAACATTTTTAGCTATTCGTGTGGCTGTAGAAACCATCCCGGCTTGGTTTGTAGCCGGAATCCGTCAGTTTTTGGCTGCAGTCATCATGTTTCTGATACTGGTTTATAAAAAACAATTCAGATGGATTGGCTGGAAAAGTTTAAAATTCCAGATTATTTTTTCAACCCTCATGTTGGTTGTAGCCAACGGAATGACCACCGTAGCGGAAGAAACAGTGTCCAGCAGCTTAGCCTCATTAATTAATGCCGCTTCTCCTATTCTGGTGTTTTTAGGAAGTGTAGCCATTGGTCTGCAAAAATTTAGTTACAGAGCTTTAATAGGCGTTTTACTTTGTTTTAGCGGAATCCTTTTTATCTTTTGGGACGGCTTGAAAGATCTGGCAAACCCTGATTACAAAATGGGGATTATTTTTCTTTTTTGTGCGATTTCAGGATGGGCTTCAGGAACTATTTTCACTAAAAAACTGAATATTCAGACCGGCAATATTTCTTTAAACTTATTCTATCAGTTCTTATTTGCAGGAGTTGTTCAAATTATATTTGCATTGATCTTTTCAGAAAACTATAATTTCGAAAACTGGTCATTAAAAAGTATTTCCTCCATGTTTTACCTTGCCGTTTTCGGTTCTGTAGCAGCATTTTTTGCCTTTCATTATGCATTAACCAAAATTTCACCTGTTCAGGTTTCTATCATGGCTTATGTGAATACAATCATTGCCATATTTTTAGGCTGGTTGATTTTAGATGAACATATTTCTGTTAAATTTATCATGGCTACGGTTTTAATTATCTTAGGCGTGTTTATTATTAATTATAAACCTGGAATGTTTAAAAAGCAGAGAATTGAGTAA
- a CDS encoding 5-(carboxyamino)imidazole ribonucleotide synthase produces the protein MKIGILGGGQLGRMLIQEALKYDDEFYTLDPASDAPCHNISYFTQGSFNDYETVLNFGKDKDVVTIEIEHVNADALAELENLGIKVVPNSKIIKTIQQKILQKEFYKAHDIPSPEFEVMDGSSDEIKMQLPFVQKMNTGGYDGKGVQVIRNAEDMKNLWVQDSVIEKLVDIDKELSVIVARNENGETKTFPVTEMVADPKLNLLDFNVCPVFLTEEIEEQINAITDKFLNAINSPGLFAIELFLDKEGKVWVNETAPRLHNSGHQSQEGNANSQFEQMYRVVKNLPLADTDAIIYSGMLNLVGAEGFSGKVIYEGMEDVLRLPETYVHLYGKTETKPGRKMGHINVLADSREELMEKLVQVKAMVRVIAE, from the coding sequence ATGAAAATAGGAATTTTAGGAGGAGGACAGTTAGGTCGAATGTTAATTCAGGAAGCATTAAAATATGATGATGAATTTTATACATTGGATCCGGCTTCAGATGCACCTTGTCACAATATTTCTTACTTTACGCAAGGAAGTTTCAACGACTACGAAACCGTTTTGAATTTTGGTAAAGATAAAGACGTGGTAACGATTGAGATCGAGCATGTGAATGCGGATGCCTTAGCCGAATTGGAAAACCTGGGAATAAAAGTGGTTCCGAATTCCAAAATCATTAAAACGATTCAGCAAAAAATCCTTCAAAAGGAATTTTATAAAGCCCATGATATTCCAAGTCCTGAATTTGAAGTGATGGACGGAAGTTCTGATGAAATCAAAATGCAGCTGCCATTTGTGCAGAAAATGAATACAGGTGGATACGACGGAAAAGGAGTGCAGGTGATCCGTAATGCGGAAGATATGAAAAATCTTTGGGTGCAGGATTCCGTTATTGAAAAACTGGTTGATATTGACAAAGAACTTTCTGTCATTGTTGCAAGAAACGAAAACGGGGAAACAAAAACATTTCCTGTAACGGAGATGGTTGCCGATCCGAAACTGAACTTACTGGATTTTAATGTTTGCCCGGTTTTCCTGACAGAAGAAATTGAGGAGCAGATTAATGCGATTACAGATAAATTCTTAAATGCGATCAATTCTCCGGGACTTTTTGCCATTGAATTGTTCTTAGATAAAGAAGGAAAAGTTTGGGTTAATGAAACAGCCCCTAGACTTCACAATTCAGGACATCAGAGCCAGGAAGGAAATGCCAATTCTCAGTTTGAACAGATGTACAGAGTGGTGAAAAACCTACCTTTAGCAGATACGGATGCAATTATTTACAGCGGAATGCTGAATTTGGTAGGTGCAGAAGGATTTTCAGGAAAAGTGATTTATGAAGGAATGGAAGACGTATTGAGGTTACCGGAAACTTACGTTCACCTTTACGGAAAAACGGAAACCAAACCCGGGAGAAAAATGGGGCACATCAATGTCTTGGCAGATTCCAGGGAAGAACTGATGGAGAAGCTGGTACAGGTAAAAGCAATGGTGAGAGTGATTGCTGAGTAA
- a CDS encoding DUF1543 domain-containing protein, with translation MENDLKLFYIILGATPKGRNIEQHDVFFGIAKSLKELVPDMKEFWKEADGKIHVDCYQEVKFADGYEVKIVEKSEKIMEEQLYFINLGGYRKGFFEEFHEQHLMVGTSMGEIVKKAKATEFYETMGFEGAVSHIDDKHGVDIDDIFNVTDILPEKMKEKYSIVLHKSDVKNQENPMGLGYLNIDKIK, from the coding sequence ATGGAAAATGATCTGAAATTATTCTATATTATTCTCGGTGCTACTCCTAAAGGAAGGAATATCGAACAGCATGATGTGTTTTTTGGAATCGCAAAAAGTTTAAAAGAACTGGTTCCGGATATGAAAGAATTTTGGAAAGAAGCGGATGGGAAAATTCACGTAGACTGTTATCAGGAAGTAAAATTTGCTGACGGATATGAAGTGAAGATCGTTGAAAAAAGTGAAAAAATAATGGAAGAGCAGCTATACTTTATCAATCTTGGAGGGTACAGAAAAGGCTTTTTTGAAGAATTTCATGAGCAGCATCTGATGGTAGGAACTTCCATGGGAGAGATTGTGAAAAAAGCAAAAGCTACCGAATTTTATGAAACTATGGGTTTTGAAGGAGCGGTAAGTCATATTGATGATAAACATGGAGTTGATATCGATGATATTTTTAATGTAACCGATATTCTTCCTGAAAAAATGAAAGAAAAATATTCTATTGTTTTGCACAAATCTGATGTGAAAAATCAGGAAAATCCGATGGGGTTAGGATATTTGAACATCGATAAAATTAAATAA